A region from the Hominilimicola fabiformis genome encodes:
- the hpf gene encoding ribosome hibernation-promoting factor, HPF/YfiA family, which yields MKFKIIGRRYDVTDKIRDYVEKKLGKLDKFFKDESEARVVIGTIKDNDYIEATIYAAGMMYRAEASDKEILAAIDKIVDVIERQIRKNKTRLSKKIKRDATLDAKLISGATYTEGEETKEFEVVKTKRFTVKPMSVEEAILQMNLLGHTFFVFKNQETDEMNVVYKRKDGKYAVIESIE from the coding sequence ATGAAGTTCAAAATTATTGGCAGAAGATACGATGTGACAGATAAGATCAGAGATTATGTTGAAAAGAAATTGGGAAAGCTTGATAAGTTTTTCAAAGATGAATCTGAGGCAAGAGTCGTAATCGGAACGATTAAAGATAATGATTATATTGAAGCTACAATTTATGCGGCAGGTATGATGTACAGAGCAGAGGCATCGGATAAAGAAATCCTTGCCGCAATCGATAAGATTGTAGACGTTATCGAAAGACAAATCAGAAAGAATAAGACACGTCTTTCAAAGAAGATAAAGAGAGATGCTACTCTTGACGCAAAACTAATCAGCGGTGCGACTTATACAGAGGGTGAAGAAACAAAAGAATTTGAAGTTGTTAAGACAAAGAGATTTACCGTTAAGCCTATGAGTGTTGAGGAGGCTATTCTTCAAATGAATTTGTTGGGTCACACATTCTTCGTATTCAAAAATCAGGAAACTGATGAAATGAATGTTGTATATAAGAGAAAAGACGGCAAATATGCTGTTATTGAATCAATAGAATAA
- a CDS encoding oligosaccharide flippase family protein, translating into MRNLKSGFILSYISIFIQSIISILYTPVMLRLLGESNYGLLQLAVSTMSSLSILSFGFGSSYMRFYSQYKADNDNNAISVLNGMFTIIFISVSILSLIVGGFITMNTSTLFGKSMTASEIKLLKTLLGIMTVNLAFTFPCSISDSYIIAQERFSFQKILIIISSLLNPMLTFPLLIMGQGAISVAICITAITVIKLLCGMVYCIKKLNMRFCFAFDKNVFKQLSVFSFFVFLNIISDQINWNVDKILLGIFSGAKNVAVYSVGSQFNGYFLTFSYALSSLMTPKAHTLIANHADNRETSKFFASFGRVQFVVMAYIYLMIIAVGKPFIKLWSGIDSNIPYYTALLLISPLLVTSIQSIGIEIQRAKDMHKFRSVLYFAIAAINIAVSIPLCIKFGELGCAFGTSLSLVVGNIIIMNIYYHKRVGLDIKYFWKEIFKFIPSLIIPILTIIVIRHFVSDNLFSIALCGIIFTIFYAVSMWFLGLNQNEKNLYKK; encoded by the coding sequence ATGAGAAATTTAAAATCAGGATTTATACTTTCATATATATCCATTTTTATACAAAGCATAATCAGCATTTTATACACTCCCGTTATGCTTAGACTTTTGGGTGAAAGCAATTACGGGCTTCTTCAGCTTGCCGTCTCCACAATGTCAAGTCTCAGCATTTTAAGCTTCGGTTTCGGAAGTTCGTATATGCGGTTTTATTCACAATACAAAGCCGACAATGACAATAACGCAATATCGGTTCTGAACGGTATGTTTACGATAATATTTATTTCCGTTTCAATTTTGTCGCTTATCGTCGGCGGTTTTATAACGATGAACACATCAACTCTGTTCGGCAAATCAATGACCGCAAGCGAGATAAAATTACTGAAAACATTGCTCGGCATAATGACCGTAAACCTTGCGTTTACATTTCCGTGCAGTATATCCGATTCGTACATAATCGCACAAGAGCGTTTTTCATTTCAGAAAATTCTGATTATAATATCGTCACTTTTAAATCCCATGCTGACTTTTCCTTTGCTGATTATGGGACAAGGTGCGATTTCCGTTGCGATTTGTATAACGGCAATTACCGTTATAAAACTGCTTTGCGGTATGGTGTATTGTATAAAAAAACTTAATATGCGATTTTGCTTTGCATTTGATAAAAATGTTTTCAAACAGCTTTCGGTATTTTCTTTTTTTGTGTTTTTGAATATTATAAGTGACCAAATTAATTGGAATGTCGATAAAATTCTGCTCGGAATTTTCAGCGGCGCAAAAAATGTAGCCGTTTATTCAGTAGGTTCTCAATTCAACGGATATTTCCTTACATTTTCCTATGCACTTTCGTCACTTATGACGCCAAAGGCACATACGCTTATCGCAAACCATGCCGACAACAGAGAAACAAGCAAATTTTTTGCGTCATTCGGCAGAGTGCAGTTTGTCGTTATGGCTTATATTTATCTTATGATAATCGCAGTAGGCAAACCTTTTATCAAACTTTGGTCGGGGATTGACAGCAATATCCCCTACTATACCGCATTACTGCTTATTTCGCCGCTGCTTGTAACTTCAATTCAATCTATCGGTATTGAAATTCAGCGTGCAAAAGATATGCACAAATTCCGCTCGGTTTTGTACTTTGCAATCGCCGCAATTAATATTGCCGTAAGTATTCCCCTGTGTATAAAATTCGGCGAGCTTGGCTGTGCATTCGGTACGTCTTTAAGCCTTGTTGTCGGGAATATAATTATAATGAATATATATTATCATAAACGCGTCGGACTTGATATTAAATATTTTTGGAAAGAGATTTTTAAATTTATTCCGTCTTTAATTATTCCGATTTTGACGATAATCGTAATCCGTCATTTTGTTTCGGATAATTTGTTCTCAATAGCTTTGTGCGGTATTATCTTCACCATCTTTTATGCAGTGTCAATGTGGTTTTTAGGACTTAACCAAAACGAAAAAAATTTATATAAAAAATGA
- a CDS encoding glycosyltransferase, whose protein sequence is MSILLSIIVPVYNVGSFLPKCINSIISQTFTDFELILIDDGSTDNSVEICDTAAKKDSRVRVIHKENGGVVSARKAGLSVAVGKYAGYVDGDDWIDEHMYEHMINAMEKYNCDMVMCDVEHENKSVPLSSGSTHINISGGYYNREQLENNVFPKMIYTGVFYKFGIYPVIWNKLYKREKLIKHQMAVDDDIRTGEDAACVYPYLLECDSLYFLENLSLYHYRRSRTQMTVSYDSSYFDCFKSLYEFLSNSSIANSPYSNQLEYYYSYLTKTAISNELKKANSVPIKTKLNHIREICTFADKKGFIDKIDISSLPFFHRMYFKLIKRNRPFLLTVCINIVRFWQRFFR, encoded by the coding sequence ATGAGTATATTACTTAGTATTATCGTACCTGTCTACAATGTAGGTTCTTTTCTGCCTAAATGTATCAACAGCATTATTTCACAAACCTTTACAGATTTTGAACTTATACTTATAGATGATGGTTCAACGGACAACAGCGTCGAAATATGTGACACCGCCGCAAAAAAAGACAGTCGTGTACGAGTTATTCATAAAGAAAACGGCGGCGTTGTCAGTGCAAGAAAAGCAGGGCTTTCCGTTGCGGTCGGCAAATATGCAGGCTATGTTGACGGTGACGATTGGATTGACGAGCATATGTACGAACATATGATTAATGCAATGGAAAAATATAATTGCGATATGGTTATGTGTGACGTTGAACACGAAAACAAGTCCGTTCCGCTTTCTTCCGGCAGCACTCATATCAATATAAGCGGCGGTTACTATAATCGTGAACAGCTTGAAAATAACGTGTTTCCTAAAATGATTTATACGGGTGTGTTTTATAAGTTCGGAATATACCCTGTCATATGGAATAAGCTCTACAAAAGAGAAAAACTCATTAAACATCAAATGGCGGTTGATGACGATATTCGCACCGGTGAGGATGCGGCTTGTGTATATCCGTATTTGCTTGAATGTGACAGTCTGTATTTCTTGGAAAACCTGTCTTTGTATCATTACAGACGTTCCCGCACTCAAATGACAGTAAGTTATGACAGTTCATATTTTGACTGTTTCAAATCACTGTATGAATTTTTGTCAAATTCATCAATCGCAAATTCACCGTATTCAAATCAACTTGAATACTACTATTCTTATCTGACGAAAACCGCAATAAGCAACGAACTGAAAAAAGCAAATTCAGTTCCGATTAAGACAAAGCTAAATCACATCAGAGAAATATGTACATTTGCCGATAAAAAAGGTTTTATCGATAAAATAGATATTTCCTCCTTGCCGTTTTTCCACCGTATGTACTTCAAACTTATAAAAAGAAACAGACCTTTTTTGCTTACCGTCTGTATAAACATTGTGAGATTTTGGCAAAGATTTTTCAGATGA
- a CDS encoding glycosyltransferase family 2 protein, whose product METAVSVIIPVYNCEKTVGRCINSVLNQTLADIEVIAVNDGSDDSTLKVLKGINDDRLKIISHLNYGQGYARNNGMSVANGKYIAFIDADDTIEECMLEKMYEKAEKENADMVQCNLYDIYPDRTRKIQLKPLDKTVIVEDKGEYADKYFSTCYHSYEICNKLIRRNFLEENNLKFCDTKKYFSEDLMFNLKMLSCLKKVCFISEPYYNYYQYETSHFHNVSNGERRLAAICDLFIDYMAEAEPEMKKAVSFTASMIVTYNIGRCAKLSYESAYRVMTSHVYRKYLKSALTRKCSIKHKAFFLALLIFPLRWRMKVASLYAWRWEV is encoded by the coding sequence ATGGAAACAGCAGTTAGTGTGATAATACCTGTATATAATTGTGAAAAAACAGTAGGAAGATGTATAAACAGCGTGCTTAATCAAACGCTTGCCGATATCGAAGTGATAGCGGTAAATGACGGCTCGGACGACAGCACTTTGAAGGTATTAAAAGGTATAAATGACGATAGATTAAAAATTATTTCTCACCTTAATTACGGTCAAGGATATGCAAGAAACAATGGAATGTCTGTTGCAAACGGTAAATATATTGCATTTATTGACGCTGACGACACAATAGAGGAATGTATGCTTGAAAAAATGTATGAAAAAGCCGAAAAGGAAAATGCGGATATGGTGCAGTGTAATTTATATGACATATATCCTGACAGAACAAGAAAAATTCAGCTTAAACCGTTGGACAAGACAGTTATTGTTGAGGATAAAGGCGAGTATGCCGATAAATATTTTTCAACGTGCTATCACAGTTATGAAATTTGTAATAAACTTATACGAAGAAACTTTCTTGAGGAAAACAACTTGAAATTCTGCGATACAAAGAAATATTTTTCAGAAGATTTAATGTTTAATTTAAAAATGCTTAGCTGTTTAAAAAAAGTTTGCTTTATTTCCGAACCTTATTATAATTACTATCAGTATGAAACAAGTCATTTTCATAATGTAAGCAACGGCGAGCGAAGATTGGCGGCGATATGCGATTTGTTCATTGACTATATGGCAGAGGCAGAGCCTGAAATGAAAAAGGCGGTGTCATTTACCGCGTCAATGATTGTTACATATAATATAGGACGATGTGCAAAATTATCATATGAATCGGCATACAGAGTTATGACAAGCCATGTTTACAGAAAATATTTAAAGTCCGCGCTTACACGAAAATGCAGTATCAAACATAAGGCGTTTTTCCTTGCATTGCTGATTTTTCCTCTAAGATGGCGAATGAAAGTTGCGTCTTTGTATGCGTGGAGATGGGAAGTTTAA
- a CDS encoding polysaccharide pyruvyl transferase family protein: MSKRLRILLDGYIDGNFGDDLMLYLAANGLKEHKLYITSPKLDIAEYTEEKIGFDRYLKVTGSGFLIHNNKGIAYRMRDMYREKRYSKNRAVINCNISGFVNRVAEKVIQKQISGYDFVTVRDRYSYKYITKNIPNVKCEKYPDMVLSLSDKMIPNVHSENALGISVHKSADINLLAEIADRFINETGRNVCLLCFNTGLEDDVSVANQVYGIMKNKHMTEIIRYTDINDMLKNIKRCGAILGIRFHSAMLALRMGIPVVPIAYSDKTKNALDEIGYSGKIYDVNNIDTDEVLKSILNAVPYKLDGNIIKSAENHIKRFDEYIKRQC; the protein is encoded by the coding sequence ATGAGTAAAAGATTGAGGATTTTGCTTGACGGATATATTGACGGTAATTTCGGCGACGACCTTATGCTGTATCTTGCGGCTAACGGACTTAAAGAACACAAGCTGTATATAACATCTCCCAAACTTGATATTGCCGAATATACTGAAGAAAAAATAGGTTTTGACCGGTATTTAAAAGTGACAGGCTCGGGATTTTTGATACACAACAACAAAGGTATAGCTTATCGTATGCGTGATATGTACCGCGAAAAACGGTATTCAAAAAACAGAGCCGTTATAAACTGCAATATAAGCGGTTTTGTTAATCGCGTTGCCGAAAAAGTTATACAAAAGCAAATCAGCGGATATGACTTTGTGACGGTGCGTGACAGATATTCGTATAAATATATAACGAAGAATATACCTAATGTAAAATGTGAAAAATATCCCGATATGGTGCTGTCGTTAAGTGATAAAATGATACCGAATGTGCATAGTGAAAATGCACTTGGGATAAGTGTGCATAAGAGTGCGGATATAAATTTGTTGGCAGAGATTGCGGACAGATTTATTAACGAAACAGGCAGAAATGTTTGTCTTTTGTGTTTTAATACAGGCTTGGAAGATGATGTTTCGGTGGCAAATCAAGTTTACGGTATTATGAAAAATAAACATATGACCGAAATTATACGATACACAGATATAAATGATATGTTGAAAAATATCAAGCGTTGCGGAGCAATTTTGGGAATACGTTTTCATTCTGCTATGCTTGCGCTAAGAATGGGCATACCCGTTGTGCCGATTGCGTATTCTGATAAGACAAAAAATGCACTTGACGAAATAGGTTACAGCGGTAAAATATATGATGTGAACAATATTGATACGGACGAAGTTTTGAAAAGTATTTTAAATGCAGTACCTTATAAATTAGACGGTAATATAATAAAATCAGCCGAAAATCATATAAAAAGATTTGACGAATACATCAAACGACAGTGTTAA
- the nadA gene encoding quinolinate synthase NadA, whose translation MNELVKEIEQLKKEKNAVILAHYYVNDEVQEIADYIGDSYYLAKVAREVDAKTIVFCGVSFMGESAKILNPNKTVLMPDMSADCPMAHMAQVEKIEEMRGKYDDLAVVCYINSTAELKCHSDVCVTSSNAVKIVKSLPNKNIFFIPDENLGRHVAKQIPEKNIILNKGFCHVHVSMTADNLKAIKEKYPKALVLAHPECKQEVLDLADYIGSTSGIINYATESDNEEFIICTESGVGYELRTKNPNKKFYFAGTKHFCPNMKLNTVEKVCHVLKTGENEVHVSDETRLKSLVPLDKMLEMAK comes from the coding sequence ATGAATGAACTTGTAAAAGAAATCGAGCAACTGAAGAAAGAGAAAAATGCTGTAATTCTTGCTCATTATTATGTTAATGATGAAGTGCAGGAAATAGCTGATTATATCGGTGACTCTTACTATTTGGCAAAAGTGGCAAGAGAGGTTGACGCAAAGACTATCGTTTTCTGCGGTGTGTCATTTATGGGCGAAAGCGCGAAAATTCTTAACCCGAACAAAACTGTTTTAATGCCGGATATGTCGGCAGATTGTCCTATGGCACATATGGCACAAGTTGAGAAAATCGAAGAAATGCGTGGAAAGTATGACGACCTTGCGGTTGTATGCTACATAAATTCAACCGCCGAATTAAAGTGTCACAGCGATGTTTGCGTAACTTCATCAAATGCGGTTAAGATTGTAAAATCATTGCCGAATAAAAACATCTTCTTTATTCCTGACGAAAATCTCGGCAGACACGTTGCAAAGCAGATACCTGAAAAGAACATTATATTAAACAAAGGTTTTTGCCACGTTCATGTTTCAATGACAGCAGACAATCTAAAGGCTATAAAGGAAAAATATCCGAAGGCACTTGTGCTTGCACATCCGGAATGTAAACAGGAAGTGCTTGACCTTGCAGACTACATAGGAAGTACATCGGGTATCATAAATTACGCAACTGAAAGCGACAACGAAGAATTTATAATCTGTACAGAAAGCGGAGTGGGCTATGAGCTTAGAACAAAAAATCCGAATAAGAAATTCTACTTTGCAGGTACAAAACATTTTTGCCCTAATATGAAACTAAACACAGTCGAAAAAGTCTGTCACGTTTTAAAAACAGGTGAAAACGAAGTGCATGTAAGCGACGAAACAAGATTAAAGTCACTTGTGCCGCTTGACAAAATGCTTGAAATGGCAAAATAA
- a CDS encoding L-aspartate oxidase, which produces MKTDIVIVGTGVSGLYCALNLPRDKKIVMVTKADDDKSDSFLAQGGICVLKDENDYDSYFEDTMRAGHYENNKESVDIMIRSSRDVINDLVGYGVRFEKENGEFAYTKEGAHSTSRILFHEDITGKEITSHLLTAVKELDNVTIIENFTMVDIIEENNECFGIIGYGKDGKYIDIQADFTVFATGGIGGLYKHSTNYRHLTGDSLAIALNHNIKLQNIDYIQIHPTTLYSTKKGRRFLISESVRGEGAVLFNSHMERFVDELLPRDVVAKAIQEEMKKDNKPYVWLSMKPIPTEMIKNHFPNIYKHCLEEGYDVTKECIPVVPSQHYFMGGIDVDKYSKTSMDRLYAVGETACNGVHGKNRLASNSLLESLVFAKRAAKRMIETYSKTSDREVTIDKDLYKNYEDKYKDEILDEIERERKKHE; this is translated from the coding sequence ATGAAAACAGATATAGTCATCGTAGGAACAGGCGTTAGCGGACTTTATTGTGCGCTTAATCTTCCTCGTGATAAAAAAATAGTAATGGTGACAAAGGCTGACGATGATAAAAGCGATTCGTTTTTGGCACAGGGCGGAATATGCGTTTTGAAAGACGAAAACGATTATGACAGTTATTTTGAGGACACAATGCGTGCCGGTCACTATGAGAACAACAAAGAATCGGTTGATATAATGATTCGTTCATCGAGGGACGTTATAAATGACCTTGTAGGATACGGAGTGCGTTTTGAAAAGGAAAACGGTGAATTTGCGTACACAAAAGAGGGCGCACACTCTACGTCAAGAATACTGTTCCACGAAGATATAACAGGTAAGGAAATTACATCACATCTTTTGACGGCGGTAAAGGAGCTTGACAACGTAACGATTATCGAAAACTTCACAATGGTTGATATAATCGAAGAAAATAATGAATGTTTCGGTATAATCGGTTACGGCAAGGACGGCAAATATATTGATATTCAAGCTGATTTTACAGTGTTTGCAACAGGCGGTATCGGCGGTCTTTACAAGCACTCGACAAATTACAGACACCTTACGGGTGATTCGCTTGCGATAGCACTTAACCACAATATAAAACTTCAAAATATTGATTACATTCAAATACACCCGACAACACTTTATTCAACAAAGAAAGGCAGAAGATTTCTTATTTCCGAATCTGTCAGAGGTGAGGGAGCGGTGCTTTTTAACTCACATATGGAACGATTTGTTGATGAACTTTTACCTCGTGACGTTGTCGCAAAGGCGATACAAGAGGAAATGAAAAAAGATAATAAGCCGTATGTATGGCTTTCTATGAAGCCTATTCCTACCGAAATGATAAAAAATCATTTTCCGAACATATACAAGCATTGTCTTGAAGAAGGTTATGACGTTACAAAAGAATGTATTCCCGTTGTGCCGTCACAGCATTATTTTATGGGTGGTATCGACGTTGATAAATACAGCAAGACGTCAATGGACAGATTGTACGCAGTCGGTGAAACGGCGTGCAACGGTGTTCACGGCAAAAATCGTCTTGCAAGCAATTCACTTCTCGAAAGTCTTGTTTTTGCAAAACGTGCGGCAAAACGTATGATTGAAACATACAGTAAGACAAGTGACAGAGAAGTTACGATAGATAAGGATTTATATAAGAATTACGAAGACAAGTACAAAGATGAAATTCTTGATGAGATAGAAAGGGAGAGAAAGAAACATGAATAA
- the nadC gene encoding carboxylating nicotinate-nucleotide diphosphorylase: MNNITMALNADELILSALREDITSEDITTNSVMREYQLGEVELICKQDGVIAGLDVFKRTFELLDSKTEVTFTKKDGDTVKNGDKIGVVRGDIRVLLSGERTALNYLQRMSGIATYTRSIADLLKSSKTKLLDTRKTTPNMRVFEKYAVKVGGGYNHRYNLSDGILLKDNHIGAAGGVKEAVQMAKEYAPFVRKIEIEVENLDMLKEALDAGADIIMLDNMSVEDMKEAVKLVSGKAETECSGNVTKENVERLVDIGVDYISSGALTHSSPILDLSLKNLHAI; the protein is encoded by the coding sequence ATGAATAATATAACAATGGCGCTTAATGCGGACGAGCTTATTTTGAGTGCGTTAAGAGAGGATATTACAAGTGAAGATATTACAACAAATTCGGTAATGCGTGAATATCAGCTTGGTGAAGTTGAGCTTATTTGTAAGCAAGACGGCGTTATCGCAGGACTTGACGTTTTTAAGAGAACATTTGAATTGCTTGACAGCAAAACGGAAGTTACTTTTACAAAAAAAGACGGAGATACCGTAAAGAACGGCGATAAAATCGGTGTTGTAAGAGGTGATATACGCGTGCTTCTTTCGGGCGAAAGAACGGCACTTAACTATCTCCAAAGAATGAGCGGTATTGCGACATATACACGTTCAATAGCCGATCTTTTAAAAAGCAGTAAAACAAAACTTCTTGATACAAGAAAAACCACACCGAATATGCGTGTATTTGAAAAATACGCGGTAAAAGTAGGCGGCGGATATAACCACAGATATAATCTGAGTGACGGAATACTTTTAAAGGACAATCATATCGGTGCCGCAGGCGGAGTTAAAGAGGCTGTACAAATGGCAAAGGAATATGCACCGTTTGTAAGAAAGATTGAAATTGAAGTTGAAAATCTTGATATGCTTAAAGAGGCGCTTGACGCAGGTGCGGATATAATAATGCTTGATAATATGAGCGTTGAAGATATGAAAGAGGCTGTTAAACTTGTCAGCGGAAAAGCTGAAACGGAGTGCAGCGGCAACGTGACAAAAGAAAATGTTGAAAGACTTGTTGATATAGGAGTTGACTATATTTCAAGCGGTGCGCTTACTCATTCGTCACCGATTCTTGATTTGTCATTAAAAAATCTTCACGCAATTTAA
- a CDS encoding transcription repressor NadR, with product MNAVERRQEIVRLITTNDEAMSGSMLAKELDVSRQVIVQDIALLKAAGYEILSTNKGYVINDVAAHTRVFKVYHTNDQTEDELTTIVDIGGTVVDVFVWHRVYGKIEAKLNVASRRNVQQCIDGLVSGKSSALMNITSGYHYHTVKADSEETLDLIEKALAKKNYLAPEI from the coding sequence ATGAACGCAGTCGAAAGACGACAGGAGATTGTAAGACTTATAACCACAAACGATGAAGCAATGTCAGGAAGTATGCTTGCAAAAGAACTTGACGTTTCAAGACAGGTTATCGTACAGGATATAGCACTTTTAAAGGCGGCAGGATATGAAATTTTATCTACCAACAAGGGATATGTGATAAATGATGTGGCGGCACATACGAGAGTGTTTAAGGTATATCATACGAACGACCAAACGGAAGATGAACTTACAACGATTGTCGATATAGGCGGAACGGTTGTTGATGTGTTTGTGTGGCACAGAGTTTACGGAAAAATCGAGGCTAAACTTAACGTCGCGTCAAGAAGAAATGTTCAGCAATGTATAGACGGACTTGTCAGCGGTAAATCATCGGCACTTATGAATATAACGTCGGGGTATCACTATCATACAGTAAAAGCCGACAGTGAGGAAACGCTTGACCTTATTGAAAAGGCGCTTGCAAAGAAGAATTATCTTGCACCGGAAATATAA
- the thiS gene encoding sulfur carrier protein ThiS encodes MINVNGKETENCKSLSVLLENGGFRRDRIAVEINGEIIKKSDYDKTVLNDGDKIEVVSFVGGG; translated from the coding sequence ATGATTAATGTGAACGGTAAAGAAACGGAAAACTGCAAAAGTCTTAGCGTCTTGCTTGAAAACGGCGGTTTCAGACGTGACAGAATAGCGGTTGAAATTAACGGCGAAATAATCAAAAAGTCTGATTATGATAAAACCGTTTTGAATGACGGCGATAAAATTGAAGTTGTGAGCTTTGTGGGAGGCGGTTGA
- the thiF gene encoding sulfur carrier protein ThiS adenylyltransferase ThiF — protein MITFEEYENALKQRHGERIHNILSHSSVAIAGLGGLGSNIAMYLARAGVGHLHLVDFDKVDITNLNRQQYDIADLGTLKTDALTKNIKRFNPFIEITSQCVKVNEDNAAEIFGGYKIVCEAFDKAENKAMLVNSILSECGDTKIVSGSGMAGFGSSNTIITRKINDRFYLCGDTKSDMNDGLALAAPRVAICAAHEANMILRLLIGEKEV, from the coding sequence ATGATTACTTTTGAAGAATACGAAAATGCCTTAAAACAGCGTCACGGCGAAAGAATACACAATATATTAAGTCATTCGTCTGTTGCAATAGCCGGTCTTGGCGGACTCGGCTCAAATATTGCAATGTATCTTGCAAGAGCAGGTGTGGGACATTTGCACCTTGTGGATTTTGACAAAGTGGATATTACAAACCTGAACAGGCAACAGTACGATATAGCAGATTTGGGAACACTGAAAACAGACGCACTTACAAAGAATATTAAAAGGTTTAATCCGTTTATCGAAATAACGTCACAATGCGTTAAAGTAAACGAAGATAATGCCGCTGAAATATTCGGCGGATATAAAATAGTGTGCGAGGCTTTTGATAAGGCTGAAAACAAAGCAATGCTTGTAAACAGTATTTTGTCTGAATGTGGGGACACTAAAATTGTATCGGGTTCCGGCATGGCGGGTTTCGGCAGTTCAAACACGATTATCACGCGAAAAATAAACGACAGATTTTATTTGTGCGGGGACACTAAAAGTGATATGAATGACGGACTTGCACTTGCCGCACCGAGAGTGGCAATATGTGCCGCACATGAGGCAAATATGATTTTAAGACTTTTAATAGGAGAGAAAGAGGTTTAA
- a CDS encoding thiazole synthase gives MNKEDKLILNGHEFTSRFILGSGKYSLELIKAAVENAGAEIITLALRRAAGGDVANILDYIPKGVTLLPNTSGARNADEAVRIARLARETGCGDFIKIEAIRDTKYLLPDNYETLKATEILAKEGFVVMPYMYPDLNFARDLQNAGAACIMPLGSPIGSNKGLCTKEFIKILIDEIDLPIIVDAGIGRPSQACEAMEMGAAAVMANTAIATAGDVPKMAQAFKKAIEAGRESYLAGFGDVVEKGARASSPLTGFLHD, from the coding sequence ATGAACAAAGAAGATAAATTAATTTTAAACGGACACGAATTCACATCACGATTTATTTTGGGTTCGGGAAAGTATTCGCTTGAACTTATAAAAGCGGCGGTTGAAAATGCCGGAGCGGAGATTATAACTCTTGCCCTAAGACGTGCCGCAGGCGGTGACGTTGCAAATATACTTGATTACATACCAAAGGGCGTAACGCTTTTGCCGAATACCTCCGGTGCGAGAAATGCCGATGAGGCAGTAAGAATTGCAAGACTTGCAAGAGAAACAGGCTGCGGAGACTTTATAAAAATCGAGGCGATAAGGGACACTAAATATCTTTTGCCTGACAATTACGAAACTTTGAAAGCGACTGAAATTCTTGCGAAAGAAGGATTTGTTGTAATGCCGTATATGTATCCAGATTTGAATTTTGCGAGAGATTTACAAAATGCGGGTGCGGCTTGTATAATGCCGTTAGGCTCACCGATAGGGTCAAACAAAGGACTTTGCACAAAGGAATTTATAAAAATTCTTATTGACGAAATCGATTTGCCGATTATTGTTGATGCAGGTATAGGCAGACCGTCACAGGCTTGTGAGGCAATGGAAATGGGCGCGGCGGCAGTTATGGCAAATACGGCGATTGCGACAGCCGGTGACGTGCCGAAAATGGCACAGGCATTCAAAAAAGCAATAGAGGCAGGACGTGAATCGTATCTTGCAGGCTTTGGTGATGTGGTTGAAAAGGGTGCGAGAGCGTCATCGCCGCTTACGGGATTTTTACACGATTAA